The window TGCCTAGTATTGAGTTAGATTCATAACTacttttaaacatgttttcttggCAGCACAGAAGAAATATtaattgatacatatttttattttacataaaatagttTCCGTATTTGCATGTGGTTTTTAGTATCTTCTTAGAGTATAGTAATCCATATCTTTTCTATGAATGTATAAGCAGCTTTGCTTTGATATGAGAAACAATGGAGATTATTGACATCTGAAATTTAGTTACACAAGATAAGATTGACTGTTTTCTATATAGAAAGCCAGTTAGGACCTGGTTTTTAGAGTAataaaaagatgcatttattatatatatatttgtatattattgtgatatatatacacacatatatgtctacatacatatatatgtctctctatatatgtctattaTGTCTATCTGAAAGAATGAATCGAAGTGTTTAAAGAATTTACATACAGGAAGGTAGAGAGTTCTTCATTCAATTTTGCTTTCAGGGGTAAACTTTTTGCATAatcccattcatttatttgacaagaCCATTCTCTGAACCATGTTCTTGAAGGCTTGCTTCACCTGCTGGTTTCTTAGTGTGTATATGAAAGGATTCAAGAGAGGAGCCACTGAGGTATTGAGCACAGCTACTCCTTTGCTTAAAGTTACCCTTTCCCTTGCAGAAGGCTTAATGTACATGAAGATACAGCTGCCATAAGAGAGGGAGACCACTATCATGTGGGAGGAACACGTGGAAAAGGCTTTTTTCCTTTGACTCGTAGAAGGAATTCTCAGAATTGTCCGGATGATGTACGTATAAGAGAGAATAACTAGGGTTAAGGTGACCATAAGTGTTACCACCGCTAAAAAAAATGCCATGAGTTCTAGAAAGTGAGTGTTTGTACAAGAAAGCTGTAGAATTGGAGAAGAGTCACaaataaaatgatcaattatATTGGAGGCACAGAAATCCAGTTGCAGCAGCAGGATTAATGGTGGAAAGATGATCAGGAATCCTGCAAGCCATGAGATAAAGACAAGAAGGATGCAGACTCTGCTGCTCATGACAGTCATGTAATGCAggggtttgcagatggccacatagcggtcataggacATGGCAGCCAGAAGGTAAAATTCTGTCACCCccaagaagatgaagaaaaatagcTGAGTCACACAACCGTTGTAAGTAATGGTTCTGTCCCTTGTCACGATAGTGACAAGGAATCTGGGAATGCAGACAGACGTGAATGATATTTCTAGGAATGAGAAGTTTCGAAGGAAGAAATACATTGGAGTCTGCAGGTGGGGATCTGAAAGGGTGAGGGTGATAATGATCAGGTTCCCAGTCACACTGAGCATGTAGGTAacaagaagaaatatgaaaagtaCAACCTGCCACTGTGGGTCATTTGTCAATCCAAGAAGAATAAACTCTGTTACTGTTGTGTGATTtctcatcattttccttctttatgatGCTATTCTTTGTTTTAGCTGAAAAACAGATGAAACAATAAGAAAGTTATgacaccagaaaagaaaaatacacacacacataaatagaCACATAGAAACACTTTTTGAAAAGGTCATTGCTGCTTTATGGTTTTGGAGATAAATGATTTTGTGGTACATAGaaacaaaagatttattaaaactgacatattttattatgtaatatgtTAATTCATTATTCCTATATGTGTTTCATTATAGTCTCACATATCTCAGTATAAATCCctgtcttctgaattttttttacttatttctgaaaacaagaaaaaaaagagattaaaaccTCTGAGATGGAAGTCTTCTCTAATAAAACTCAGGGCTTACTACTTCTGGCATATTGCAaaattttgaaggttttttttttttttgctttcttcttcatatattttttagcatttttattttgaataaacatATCTGTCTCCTTTTCACATTCAGCCTTTTACAATCTATAGAGACCATTTGCTCATCTGGTAGAGTACTGTGTACTAACAGTATACAGTATGCTAATAGTATACATATGTAATGGATGGGAGGGTAACCCTAATCTAATTCCAATGTCTCTgccatcattttaattttaattatgaacCTGTAATAATGGTCTTTTCtaagattataaatatattcttcttagggcacctggatggcctcGAAGGttgtgcatctgactcttggttccagcttaggtcttggtttcagggttgtgaggAATGTTCAGTGAGGCTCCTGTTTAAAactttcttcctcattctctgaccctcccccctcatgctctctctttctaaaataaacaaatatatatatatatacatacatatatatattcttcttaaatatatttgtatttactaTCTACCTATCGTGAGTCTGCTCTCTTATACTTAAAGCAGTACTTTTACCTAagtcctaattttatttttgtaagctcTAAGTGCtcttatttatttccaaaatgatttagcacttttatttgtttgatcttttccttttaaagttcttattttccAAGAGACCCTTAGAAATGCTGCCATCTAAGGTCATTTTAAGAAAtgcttaactgaaaaaaaaaaaaaaaaaaaaagaaatgcttaactGTCCAGGTAGCCTGGCTAAGTCTGCAATGTCTCATTTGC of the Vulpes lagopus strain Blue_001 chromosome 5, ASM1834538v1, whole genome shotgun sequence genome contains:
- the LOC121492138 gene encoding olfactory receptor 6C75 gives rise to the protein MRNHTTVTEFILLGLTNDPQWQVVLFIFLLVTYMLSVTGNLIIITLTLSDPHLQTPMYFFLRNFSFLEISFTSVCIPRFLVTIVTRDRTITYNGCVTQLFFFIFLGVTEFYLLAAMSYDRYVAICKPLHYMTVMSSRVCILLVFISWLAGFLIIFPPLILLLQLDFCASNIIDHFICDSSPILQLSCTNTHFLELMAFFLAVVTLMVTLTLVILSYTYIIRTILRIPSTSQRKKAFSTCSSHMIVVSLSYGSCIFMYIKPSARERVTLSKGVAVLNTSVAPLLNPFIYTLRNQQVKQAFKNMVQRMVLSNK